The DNA window GCTATCTGGACGGACAGAAGGGCATTCTGGAATACCGGGGATTTCGGATTGAGGTCCTGGCCGAAAAGAGCCACTTTATCGAAACCGCCTATCTTCTCCTCTTCGGTCACCTTCCCAACGCTTTCGAGCTCGATCGCTTCACCACGGATCTCCGTTCCCACCGACGGATCAAATACCGGATAACGGACCTGATGAAATGCCTTCCGGACCATGGGCACCCCATGGATGCCCTGCAGGCCGCGGTGGCGGCCCTCGGGATGTTCTACCCCGCCAAGAACGTACAGGACCCGGAGGTTCAATACCACTCAGCCGTACGGCTCGTCGCCAAGCTCCCGACGATCGTCGCGGCCCATGCGCGGATGCGTCACGGCGACGAGCCGATTCCGCCCCGTCTTGACTTGAATCATGGGGCCAATTTTTTATATATGTTGACCGGGAAGGAACCGGATCCGATGCTGGCCGAAGTCCTGGACATTGCCCTGATCCTGCATGCCGAACACACGATGAACGCCTCGACCTTCAGCGGCCTGGTTGCGGCTTCGACGCTGGCCGATGCTTACACCGTCGTGTCGTCCGCCATCGGAACGCTTTCGGGTCCGCTACACGGGGGAGCGAGCGAGCAGGTGGTGGAAATGTTTCGCGAAATCGGTTCCGTGGCTAATGTCCGGCCATATATCGAAAGGAAACTGGCCGCAAAACAGAAGATCATGGGCCTGGGACATCGAGAGTATAAGGTGAAGGATCCCCGGGCCATCATCCTGCAGAAACTGGTTCAGAAAATATTTGACCACTCCGGCAAGTCGCCCCTCTACGAGATCGCCCTG is part of the Nitrospiria bacterium genome and encodes:
- a CDS encoding citrate synthase, giving the protein MRMSDYSPGLAGIPAAKSKISYLDGQKGILEYRGFRIEVLAEKSHFIETAYLLLFGHLPNAFELDRFTTDLRSHRRIKYRITDLMKCLPDHGHPMDALQAAVAALGMFYPAKNVQDPEVQYHSAVRLVAKLPTIVAAHARMRHGDEPIPPRLDLNHGANFLYMLTGKEPDPMLAEVLDIALILHAEHTMNASTFSGLVAASTLADAYTVVSSAIGTLSGPLHGGASEQVVEMFREIGSVANVRPYIERKLAAKQKIMGLGHREYKVKDPRAIILQKLVQKIFDHSGKSPLYEIALETERVGTERLASKGIHPNVDFYSGIVYEKMGIDRDLFTPVFALARVVGWLAHWIEQLKDNHIFRPTEIYEGERDQAYLPLDQRS